Proteins encoded together in one Coffea arabica cultivar ET-39 chromosome 2c, Coffea Arabica ET-39 HiFi, whole genome shotgun sequence window:
- the LOC113724070 gene encoding probable 2-oxoglutarate-dependent dioxygenase AOP1.2, protein MDSVSNIRLPVINLTEEILRSGKDSWTEARNRVTRAFEEYGGFMAVHDKYPSEVSDSIFSELQDLFDLPLEIKVQNTSQIPFSGYFPNLPRYESTSIEDATNLEAVQKFTNQMWPSKNNHIW, encoded by the coding sequence ATGGATTCCGTGTCAAATATCAGGCTTCCGGTCATAAATTTAACGGAGGAAATCCTACGATCTGGAAAAGATTCTTGGACTGAAGCGCGAAACAGAGTCACGCGGGCATTTGAAGAGTATGGCGGTTTCATGGCTGTTCATGATAAGTATCCTTCAGAGGTTAGTGATTCCATATTCTCTGAGCTGCAAGATTTGTTTGACCTCCCGTTGGAGATTAAAGTCCAAAACACTTCTCAAATTCCCTTCTCTGGTTATTTTCCGAACCTGCCCCGCTACGAAAGCACGAGCATTGAAGATGCAACAAATCTTGAAGCAGTCCAGAAGTTCACAAATCAGATGTGGCCCTCCAAAAATAACCATATCTGGTAA
- the LOC113723765 gene encoding type III polyketide synthase A-like, with protein MSREILDQYPELTTEGSPTIKQRLEIANPAVVEMAKEASLACIKEWGRPADDITHVVYVSSSEIRLPGGDLYLATELGLRSDVGRVMLYFLGCYGGVTGLRVAKDIAENNPGSRVLLATSETTILGFRPPSKARPYDLVGAALFGDGAAAVIIGADPIIGTESPFMELNYAVQQFLPGTNNVIDGRLSEEGINFRLGRDLPQKIEDNIEAFCKKLMAKAGLGDFNDLFWAVHPGGPAILNRLESTLKLKPGKLECSRRTLMDFGNVSSNTILYVMEYMREELQKEGGEEWGLALAFGPGITFEGILVRSL; from the coding sequence ATGTCAAGGGAGATCCTTGACCAATACCCTGAACTAACAACTGAAGGCTCACCAACCATCAAACAAAGGCTTGAAATTGCAAATCCAGCGGTTGTAGAGATGGCAAAGGAAGCAAGTTTGGCTTGCATCAAGGAATGGGGAAGGCCTGCCGATGATATCACCCATGTTGTCTATGTTTCCTCAAGTGAGATAAGATTGCCTGGAGGAGATCTTTACCTTGCTACAGAACTTGGCTTAAGGAGTGATGTTGGTCGCGTAATGCTGTACTTTCTGGGCTGTTATGGGGGTGTTACTGGTCTCAGGGTTGCCAAAGACATTGCTGAAAACAATCCAGGAAGCAGAGTTCTCCTGGCTACTTCTGAGACTACCATACTTGGCTTCCGTCCTCCAAGCAAGGCGCGCCCTTATGATCTGGTTGGTGCTGCACTTTTTGGTGATGGAGCTGCTGCAGTGATCATTGGGGCTGATCCCATAATTGGAACAGAATCTCCATTCATGGAATTAAACTATGCAGTTCAGCAATTCTTGCCAGGGACCAACAACGTCATTGATGGCCGGCTTTCTGAAGAGGGCATAAATTTCAGGCTTGGTAGAGACCTTCCTCAAAAGATTGAGGACAACATTGAGGCATTCTGCAAAAAGCTCATGGCCAAAGCTGGTTTGGGAGACTTCAATGACTTGTTTTGGGCTGTCCACCCTGGCGGACCGGCTATCCTTAACCGATTAGAAAGCACCCTCAAGTTGAAGCCTGGAAAGCTGGAATGCAGCAGGAGGACGCTGATGGACTTTGGGAATGTTAGCAGCAACACTATATTATATGTGATGGAGTACATGAGGGAAGAGTTGCAGAAGGAGGGTGGTGAAGAATGGGGACTTGCTTTAGCATTTGGTCCAGGCATAACCTTTGAAGGCATCCTCGTTCGAAGCCTCTAA